In the Pleuronectes platessa chromosome 23, fPlePla1.1, whole genome shotgun sequence genome, GAGCTCTCCAACAGTTTGAAGGCtgagacacaacagagagaagGATCGAAGGAAAAGGTCACGACAAATAAACCAAATTAACTATAAAACTGTGTGTGAATCAAAACTATGTGAACAACTGGATCCTCACTGGCAGACATGGACATGAGGGCCTGAATGGGCCTCCAGGCCATCATGCAGACCATCATGATGGGGAAGATGGAGATGGTGTTGCCCGACATGTACATGATGAACAGGTTCATGGGGATCTGCTTCAGGGGCCCAAGGGCCACGTCCCAGCAGCGctgtgagacagaggagacagaggacaatGCTCAGCAGCACATTCCTGTGATATCACAGTTTCATCTTCTCTACAGCAGTTTGTGATCAGGGACTTTCAGCTAAGTGTCCCTAATAAAGAGGGTTTCATAACTTAAACTCTGTGAACTTAGGacactattattattttgattataaaCTCAACAGGAAGTGGCAAACAAAGTCAATATCTGCGTTGATATGAAGGAGACCCCCTCACCTTCTCCACCAGGTTCTTGTCCGTCTCCTGGATGCTGGTGTCAGGGACGGGTTTCTCAGAGTAGCCGATGGGATACACAACGTCTCCCTGCCCCCCCTGCCGGTCTCCACGACTCCTGCAGCACAGacgcagcacagacacagcacAAAGATTCAACTTTACTGTCCCATGATTCACTGAATGGGTCTCTTTACTGCACCGAGTTGTCTCTAATTCACGATGTCCTGTCCTTCTGTTCACCTCGTGTTTCCAGAGCTCAGCTCCAGAGCCCACTTCATCCTCCGGGCCGCGCCGCCTCCCCTGGTCGacagagctcctcctcctcctcctccttgtcctcctggaGACGCCATGGCAAACGTCTACGCTGCTGTACCTCAGAGACAGAAGACACCTgcagaggacaaacacacatgttgacTGGGAATCTGTggatcagttaaaaacactcAAAGGCTCCGACGTGGTGACAAACAGACGCGCAGGAAGTGACATAAGACACGAACTCCGGATAATGTCCAGTTTGTATTTTACATAAGAAGAAGgctgcaggagattgtccggatCCGcttcattcacaacaacagggaaatgtcTGTAATGTCCAGGAAACTCCAAATGCATGTTAAATGATAAAGACAgaacaataaaatacatatttagatGTTAATGTATAAGAAGCTCTATGTGTGGGGAACACtggtttattaaatattagCGTTAAACCCGTGAAGCCTGGTTTCCTCCTCTCTAACCTCCCACCAGTGCTAGTTGAACCTCACACGTTAACATTCAGACTCAGTTGATCCTGGTTTAGTCAACGTTTTCTAAATGTGAATTCTGTAAATCAAGTTGGATCCGATGTCTCTGACACGAGTTGTTTGTCTTGTGTTCAGCGGAGTACAGTGAGTCGCTGGGCAGCGAGGAAGAGAGCGGTAAAGACTGGGACGAGCTGGAGGAAGAGGCCAGGAAAGGTTTGTACCTGCAGCTTATTCCTCATCAGTCTGTTCGGTCTGGAAAGTATAAATGACAACAAGTTAAACTTGTGATAGAGAATCAGGATCAAATCGAAGCACACaatatatttgcatatttgacaCTGAGTCAAGATCCTTGACTTAATCTGAGAAATTCAGGAAACTGTTGAAAGAAAGTGAACAAGTTCCTGGATCGTGTTCTGCTCTGGCctcccatccttccatccagtTCATTATGAACATGCTTCGTAAAAACACTTAATGTTAAAATGCATCTTGTCCCCCTCAGCTGACAAAGAGAGCGTCTACGAGGACGAGGACACGgccaacaggaagaggaagatccGACCGTCCTCCGGGCCTGCATCCCGCCCCTCTGCCCGCCCCTCAGCCCGCCCCTCTGCCCGCCCCTCTGCCCGCCCTTCATCCCGCCCTTCATCCCGCCCTTCATCCCGCCCTTCATCCCGCCCGTCAGCCTCGCCCAGCAAGAAGAAGCGACGGACCTAAAtgtcacacaaatacacacacacagacacacagacacacacacacactgccaaacCCTAGCTGACCCTCCCTCCTGCCCCAACTGGCTCTTGTCGTCCGAAcacttcttacacacacacactcacacacgatGTGTATAAAGACGTAGACGGCTCTTATTTTGGTGTTGGTCAGTGAAGTGTCAACAGTGAGTCGGTCGCACACTTCACTCATcagctcttctccctcttcactccttcctcctcctcctcctcttgttttccacttcccttctccatccatctatcagggtttcatgtttgtgtgtgagagtttaaaTGGGTTTTTAATTGAaagcattgtttatttttttgtttaaaaaaaaataagtttcttaactaataaataaaaagatatgtgACCTGATCCTCTGCCAAgtgttttatataaaaactgagattccctctcctcctcctcctcctcttcatcatttcaCCTTCCAGCcatgttttcttctgtgttcgttcagttgtggtaattaaatgaaacatttttctgttttgtttttttgacggGGGGGCAGACACACATTTTCTGATAATTCTTATTTGAATGGGTTTGTAAACGTttgcagacagaaacacaaactgtctcctttgctcttctcctctgtccctttttctttttcttcattctGAGTAGATATGTTGTACTGTTAATTCTGaaaatcctgtttttgtttttgtaataaaatgaaatggaatTGTAGCTTTCAATGGTCTGGTTCCTCTTTCAGTGCCGGTTCCTCTCCTCTTGACAAGACATCAGGAAACATGACACCCGGGAAAGATCCGGAGAATTGACTACGGAGTTAGCGACTAATAACCAGAGCCAAACTTCAGGAGAAAGTGACACCAActaaattttatttgtacagcaaccaaatcataatatacattatctcaagatgCTTTAAGTAGAAGGTCACGACCTTGAAGCTCAAAGAgaaaccaacagttcccacaatgagcagtgACTGGACGGGAAAAACTTCAGAACCAGTCAGAGTGGTCCGACTGGTTggtgagcagagaaaagagagagagacaaagagagagaaagcgaaagagagagagagctctgaATCATCCAGGTCTTGATGTTCTTGAAACATTCCTGACATTCGACACTAGTTCAGGAAGATCCATCAAACATAGATGTGCTGCTCCGGGTGGTTCTGTAGTTTCTGATCCAGGACTGTTGAGGTCATGGGCGGGTTGTGAAATTAAAACTGTTTCATAATCATTTAACAATTTTACAAAGTTTCCTATACCACAGAAATACTTATTAACAGTTATAAAAACTTGTAAACTTTACGCCAGCATGTGAAAGTGGGTTGAATCAAACTGTTGAAGATTTTGTGATGATTTTAAAACTGTATCTTTGCTCCTGAAATTCAACGTAAAGATGCACCATGTTCCTGATGATGAATAAACCTCTTGAAAGTAAAAATTATTCTAATCTGCTTAAGATAACATGTTTATATCTATATAATGTCCTTTGAATGACAGATGAGGACTTTAGAGGCTACACGCAACTTTCAATGTTTGCTATATAATGCGTATTTATTTCGTAGATAGAAATGCTGCTTTGGGTTCAGATCATTTCACAATAAACTGAACAGTTTCAGAATGATGCTGTGTTCGACCGTTTACAGGAAACCAGCTGCAGTTTCATTTCCACGTAAATGTACCTTGTAGGTAAGATGGCATCTGGTCAGTCAAGTTTTGAATATTAGTTCTAGTGACTCAATCAACAAGTCATCTGTTGTTATTAATATGCTGGATCACAAAGGAGCACTGAACTATGAAAGGAATGCAGAGGGAGTGGCTCCACCATGTATATAAGGTCCATCCCCGTGGATCTGCAGTCAAACTCACACCTGCTGGATCTCAATCAGGTAAAACGATTTGCATTAATGTTTATTGATTATTGTTCATTGATTTTTCTGATTTAGAAAATTTGTCGGTACCTTACTGGAGCTTTTTTCcaacatgttcttttttttaggaattAAACTGTTTTATATATCTTAATTTATCCCCAAAAATATTTGGGGATAAATTAAACTATATCATCAGCATACATTGTTGATGCATGTCAGTGAGCTACATGTTTGAAATGACACAGAATCATTCATCATGCAGGTTTTATAAGCTGCTGATTATAAGTCACTGATCTTTCTTTTAATAGATCGGCTGTAAAACGTGAAGAAGAACAAGTTGGTTTCAGGTTGTTGACAACATCTCATGCTGGTGAGTCACTGCAAGTCTCTAATTAGAAAAGTaaaagctaaatgctaacatgctacatTTAGGAATTATAATGTTCACCATGTTCATTGTCTTggtttagcatgttagcattctCCAATtagcacaaaacacaaagtgcaGCTGAGCATGAGGGGAATGTTGTGATTaagattaaaaatgaaaacttgtGTTACTCTCGGAAGTCCCTTTAACCCATTAaagtttttatattatataatgatcacaatgtgctatataaatgattgtgtgtttgaaatgagATGAATACAAGCtgtgttctctcctcctcaggtttttaaaTGCTGCTGCACTGACCCGTTAAACCACAACCAGAGAGAAATACAAACGATTCTTGGCTCACTCCATTACAACAATAAGCCTTGTAACACAATATTTCGCTTCACAATAAgataaagcaacacaatggagcGTCGTTCACCAGACATTGAATCCTCTGGTGTTGATAGGGAGATGTCAGTGGTGGAGTTGGATGAGCACTGTGTTTTGTATATGAGAGAAAACCCCACATCCACCAACACGGAGCTgttctgtatgttggccctgctgAAGGCCTATGTTCCTGAGTCCTACCTCCTGATGTCTGATTGTCAAAGGATTCTTGGCCCACCTGATCCCATCCATGGAGGCCCCCCCTTTGAACAGAGAATGGAGCCTTTTACCAACTTCATCAGGAAATCCAGTCCAAACCCTGGACACGTACATGTATGTATGATTAACAAGGAATCTGCACAAAAGGCTGTGGAGGTAATGGTTGACTCTGGGATTCCCAGGAGTTCTACAGTGGAAAAAATTGTGTCTCAGGCCGAACCACATGTTCTCCAGGTCATAAAAGATCTGCTGACAAAGAGAGTGGAGAAACGCAAAGAGAAGTTCTCGAGGTTGGTTGAGGATATACTGAAGCATGAGAGTTTTAACGAAGCTCTATCTCTCTTGGAGAGCGCGTCCATAAAATTCAGAGAGAACGCCGCTTTCCCTCAAGTTGTTTCTCGTCTGTATTACATTGCTCAAGAACCATCTGACTATGTAATAGCTGAAGAATGGGCAAATGAAGCCATTAATCGAGCTCCAGACATCTCTTACATAGCTGACACTCTTGGGCAGGTTTATAAGAACCGTTTGTTGAGGCTGG is a window encoding:
- the LOC128430127 gene encoding ER membrane protein complex subunit 4, producing MASPGGQGGGGGGALSTRGGGAARRMKWALELSSGNTRSRGDRQGGQGDVVYPIGYSEKPVPDTSIQETDKNLVEKRCWDVALGPLKQIPMNLFIMYMSGNTISIFPIMMVCMMAWRPIQALMSMSATFKLLESSSQQWLQGLVYLVGNLLGSALAIYKCQSMGLLPTHSSDWLAFIEPPQRMEIMGGGMVL